The Antennarius striatus isolate MH-2024 chromosome 23, ASM4005453v1, whole genome shotgun sequence genome has a segment encoding these proteins:
- the slc10a7 gene encoding sodium/bile acid cotransporter 7 isoform X1 translates to MGVLATVRREWFIIGIVLVILSAKLQPDVGVKGGPLKPEITIAYVAVSLIFFNSGLSLKTEELTSALLHFRLHLFVQSFTLVFFPLALWLLLRVLALTTIDQWLLRGLQTVGCMPPPVSSAVILTKAVGGNEAAAIFNSAFGSFLGIIVTPVLLLMFLGSSSSVPFTSIFSQLFMTVVVPLLLGQVCRRFLKDVLERRKLPFGAISSAVLLLIIYTTFCDTFSNPHIELDPTSLLLVILIIFSIQVSFMLLTFAVSTRSGSGFSPADTVAIMFCSTHKSLTLGIPMLKIVFAGYEQLSLISVPLLIYHPAQILLGSVLVPSIQSWMTAQQKVGKRSTLQPI, encoded by the exons CCGGAGGGAGTGGTTCATCATCGGGATCGTGCTGGTCATCCTGTCCGCCAAGCTGCAGCCGGATGTCGGCGTGAAAGGAG GTCCACTCAAACCAGAGATCACCATTGCCTACGTCGCCGTCTCTCTGATCTTCTTCAACAGCGGCCTGTCGCTGAAAACAGAG GAGCTGACCAGCGCGCTGCTCCACTTCCGGCTCCACCTGTTCGTTCAGTCCTTCACACTGGTCTTCTTCCCCCTCGCCCTCTGGCTGCTGCTCAGAGTGCTTGCTCTGACCACCATCGACCAATGGCTGCTCAGAgg GTTACAGACGGTGGGCTGCATGCCCCCACCGGTGTCTTCTGCTGTCATCCTCACCAAGGCGGTCGGAGGTAACGAG GCTGCTGCCATCTTCAACTCGGCGTTTGGAAGCTTCCTG GGCATCATCGTGACTCCCGTCCTCCTGCTGATGTTT CtgggctcctcctcctccgtccccTTCACCTCCATCTTCTCGCAGCTCTTCATGACGGTGGTAGTTCCTCTCCTCCTCGGTCAG GTGTGCCGCCGGTTCCTCAAGGACGTCCTGGAGAGGCGGAAACTTCCGTTTGGTGCCATCAGCAGCGCCGTGCTGCTCCTGATCATCTACACCACCTTCTGTGACACCTTCAGCAACCCCCACATCGAGCTGGACCCCACCAGCCTGCTGCTGGTCATCCTCATCA TCTTCTCCATCCAGGTGAGCTTCATGCTGCTCACCTTTGCTGTCTCCACCAG GTCCGGCTCAGGGTTCAGTCCAGCTGACACTGTCGCCATCATGTTCTGCTCCACACATAAGTCTCTGACGCTGG GTATCCCCATGCTGAAGATCGTGTTTGCAGGCTACGAGCAGCTGTCCCTGATCTCGGTCCCCCTGCTGATATACCACCCAGCCCAGATCCTGCTAGGCTCGGTTCTGGTTCCCAGCATCCAGAGCTGGATGACAGCACAGCAGAAG GTGGGGAAGCGATCGACTCTTCAGCCCATCtga
- the slc10a7 gene encoding sodium/bile acid cotransporter 7 isoform X2 has translation MGVLATVRREWFIIGIVLVILSAKLQPDVGVKGGPLKPEITIAYVAVSLIFFNSGLSLKTEELTSALLHFRLHLFVQSFTLVFFPLALWLLLRVLALTTIDQWLLRGLQTVGCMPPPVSSAVILTKAVGGNEAAAIFNSAFGSFLGIIVTPVLLLMFLGSSSSVPFTSIFSQLFMTVVVPLLLGQVCRRFLKDVLERRKLPFGAISSAVLLLIIYTTFCDTFSNPHIELDPTSLLLVILIIFSIQVSFMLLTFAVSTRSGSGFSPADTVAIMFCSTHKSLTLGIPMLKIVFAGYEQLSLISVPLLIYHPAQILLGSVLVPSIQSWMTAQQKSSVLLR, from the exons CCGGAGGGAGTGGTTCATCATCGGGATCGTGCTGGTCATCCTGTCCGCCAAGCTGCAGCCGGATGTCGGCGTGAAAGGAG GTCCACTCAAACCAGAGATCACCATTGCCTACGTCGCCGTCTCTCTGATCTTCTTCAACAGCGGCCTGTCGCTGAAAACAGAG GAGCTGACCAGCGCGCTGCTCCACTTCCGGCTCCACCTGTTCGTTCAGTCCTTCACACTGGTCTTCTTCCCCCTCGCCCTCTGGCTGCTGCTCAGAGTGCTTGCTCTGACCACCATCGACCAATGGCTGCTCAGAgg GTTACAGACGGTGGGCTGCATGCCCCCACCGGTGTCTTCTGCTGTCATCCTCACCAAGGCGGTCGGAGGTAACGAG GCTGCTGCCATCTTCAACTCGGCGTTTGGAAGCTTCCTG GGCATCATCGTGACTCCCGTCCTCCTGCTGATGTTT CtgggctcctcctcctccgtccccTTCACCTCCATCTTCTCGCAGCTCTTCATGACGGTGGTAGTTCCTCTCCTCCTCGGTCAG GTGTGCCGCCGGTTCCTCAAGGACGTCCTGGAGAGGCGGAAACTTCCGTTTGGTGCCATCAGCAGCGCCGTGCTGCTCCTGATCATCTACACCACCTTCTGTGACACCTTCAGCAACCCCCACATCGAGCTGGACCCCACCAGCCTGCTGCTGGTCATCCTCATCA TCTTCTCCATCCAGGTGAGCTTCATGCTGCTCACCTTTGCTGTCTCCACCAG GTCCGGCTCAGGGTTCAGTCCAGCTGACACTGTCGCCATCATGTTCTGCTCCACACATAAGTCTCTGACGCTGG GTATCCCCATGCTGAAGATCGTGTTTGCAGGCTACGAGCAGCTGTCCCTGATCTCGGTCCCCCTGCTGATATACCACCCAGCCCAGATCCTGCTAGGCTCGGTTCTGGTTCCCAGCATCCAGAGCTGGATGACAGCACAGCAGAAG TCTAGTGTGTTGTTGAGATAG